The DNA segment GTCGTACACTTAACTATCAAAAGATAAGAAGTCATTGACTTTTTTATCAACACTTAAATAGCGTTGCAGTCCTAATCTATGTGTGCCGGATTCTCCAAAAGTTATGTAGTTTAAGACATATCATTATTTATCCCAGCACCCTAAGCACTCTTAATTTGGACTAGCAAACTTCCGCTCAGATAGTTCTTTATTTGCTCTTTCCTTTTCCCAGGTAACTGCTATTAACCAGGGGCGGATTCATCTTGCGGAAAGCGGTGTCACGTGACACCGCTTCGTCgaaatttttattaaatatgtacATATAGATAATATACAAAATGAAAatatttggtataaatataaaaaatgacgCCGCTTTTCATTATTGTGattcattcattcatttttttcaaattttgacaCCGCTTACCAAAAATCCTGCTACGCCCCAGCTATTAACAGAAATCCTGATTTAGGTTTATGGAATAGGAAACAGCAAACAAGAGATTACAAGCCAGTTAAAAATGTAAAGTAAAACCCTGACCTAGAAAGAGGAAAAGTGGCTAGATGATTGATGATGTCTTGGAGGAAAAAATCTGAAGTTTTCTGGTCATACATTAGATGCTAATGCAGTTAGTCACCAAGAAAATGTAACTTAATAATCTTAGCCTTGCGTTTGAATCAACGACTTAATTAAGCATAGTTTTCTATACAAGTAATTAGGCTTagtttgaaattttgaagtttgacAATATGGATGTTTGTTTGAGCTCAAGGTATATTAGTTTCTGCACTCTTAAATTGTGAACATATAGTCATATCCTGTCCCAAACTGCTTGTTTGGAGCTCTTATTGATTGTAACCCGTGATCTTTTGAAATTGCAACTATATGGAAGTTCATAGAGACAGTAAATGCATGTGCGCCAGGTGAAGCTGGGCATTATGTGATGTTTAACCCATGCTTCAGGTAATGTGTTAATGATGGGTATAACTAGTGATCTTTTGCTTGAGGCTCATGCAGTAAGTGTAACTAAGTATGTATTTCCCAAGTGTACGTAACACACTGTTCAGATGAACTTTGAAGTTATAGACATTAACTGATTGATAAGATACAAAGATTGTTTAAAATGTGACAAGGTAATCATTTGCTGCACATGGAAGTACAAAGGTTTATATCAAGCAAAATGCTTGTAACAGAAAATTCCCCCATGGCAAAAACATTGCTAAATAGTTATAAATCTTAACTTGAATCTCCTAGTACTTTCTCATTTTTTGACTTTTAACTGTGGCGTGCACTGAAAATCAGCTGTCGTGCCATTTTTGATGAATGTGAGGATTCTGCATCATTATTATCTTGGTTGACCCATTAACCTAGGGGGATGTCGTTGGTATGATATTGACtcatctctggtttgcttctcaCAGGGAGCTTTACAGTAATAACATAAGTGGTTCAATACCGAGTGATCTTGGAAATTTGACTAATCTGGTCAGCTTGGATCTCTACTTGAACAGCTTCAGTGGCCCCATCCCAGATTCTTTGGGCAAGCTGACGAAATTGAGATTCCTGTATGTACTTTTATCCTACTTTAAATTTCTGTGGATATTGTGATGCCAAATGTCTATGTATTAAATCAACTATCCACTATCCAGCCTCAAGATGGATCACATATGATCTACTCTTGCCGGCATgtagagaaaaggaaagaaagtcgGATATTTTTCTTAGGTTTCACATAAGATGACCTCTATTAGTATTAGGTTTCACGCTAAGCTTTGATGGTAGAAGGTAATTGAGGACCACATGGACCTGATATCATTCAAATTAAACAGATGTTGTATATATGGTCGTTTTATTTTCTGCCTTTGTTGTAATACTTATCTAAAGGAAAAGAAGTCTAGAGGCCTACGCTTCCTCTGATATTAGAGATCTATATGGGCCTGATATTATTAAATTAAGCAGCTTTTAGTCGTAGATGTTTTATTTTCTCTGTTTATTGTGATCCTTTTCTAAAGGAGATTTTAAGTTAGGAAGCCTATGCTTCATAATGCATCTTCCACTGCTCAAGTTTCTCTTGCTTAATGCTCCACAAACTTTTCTTTCTGGACTGCCTAAGAAGTATTCCAAGTTGGAGTTGTTATGCAGACTCAGCTCGTAACCTCAATAACTGCATTTTGGGACTGGCTATAGAACTATTGCAGTATCGCCAATGATGGCTGATATAATTTAGTCAAAAGGTGTTTGTTTGTCAGGGGGAAAACATTTGAGGTTTTCTGTTGTGGTTCTGAGCTGAGAACTTCATTTCCAGCTGAACTTGATTTTGGTGTCAGCCTTCACTTCTGTTTTATTCTCCAATTATTTTACTATAGCAAAAATAAGCTCATTCCTGTATACCTTTGTATCTTTTGGCAAGGGTAGTCGGCTCAATAACAACAGTTTGACTGGTTCCATCCCGATGTCACTGACTAATATCTCATCACTTCAAGTGTTGTAAGTACACTAGCTCTTCTGTGGCTATTACTCAGTCAATCTCTCtgctttttcttttcattcatcGACCTTTCCTTCCACTGCATATACTCatgctcttttcttgtctcatctGTGTACAGGGACCTGTCAAACAATCGTCTTTCGGGTGCTGTTCCAGATAATGGTTCTTTCTCTCTATTCACGCCTATCAGGTATATTCCATAAAGGTGGTTCAGTATCCAATTGACTGGTGGTTTCAAAATTTTGCTATTTGCTAACATAGTTCACTTGAATTTACAGTTTTGCAAATAATTTAGATCTTTGTGGGCCTGTAACTGGACGCCCTTGCCCGGGATCTCCTCCATTCTCTCCTCCCCCTCCATTTGTTCCACCACCACCAATTTCTGCTCCAGGTAATTCTTTAATGGTGTCGGGATAaatgttttcatttttttggcTTGCTCGAGTGTGGTGATTTCACTTATAGTTTATCCATCTTACCCCTCTTAGTTTTCCTAATCCACGTTAGAATTTGTGCTATAACAATACTGGCAGAAGGGGCATAAAGGAAAAAGTCATCTTTGTTAATCAGGCATTTTGGTTACTTGATTTTAATGAAAAACTGGATGTGCAAAGCTACATTTAAAGTTTCTAAGCAGTCTGCTGTCTTTGTGCATTTTTTCCCTTGGTCTATATGCATCAATTGTATGTTGCTATCTGTGGTATTTGACATAGAATATATGAGGGTCTTACTGCATAACATGCTCTATAGTAAAGTTCAAGATGATATAGGGCCAACACTTTTCCTTTTGAAAATGGCAGATAATGTTGAACTAAATTAATCAAATTTATGCTAGGTTGTGTGAAGATTTTAGGATCTTTGCTGTGTAAAAACTTTCCTGAATTTAGATCTGAATGACATCcaaatttttacctttttttctgTGGAGTGATTTAGATGTTGAAGGGCCAAAGTTGTGTATTAAAAATAGTGTGGATAATGTATGAAGGAAATTAATCAAATTTATGCCAGTGGAGTAAGCAGATATTCTTGAAACGAGGAATTGTCGAACTGATATATAAATATTTTGAATGAAACATCAGGAGGAAATGGTGCAACTGGAGCAATTGCCGGAGGTGTAGCTGCTGGTGCTGCTCTACTATTTGCTGTTCCTGCCATTGCATTTGCCTGGTGGCGCCGTAGAAAGCCACAAGAATATTTCTTTGATGTACCAGGTTAGCAGTTTACACAGTGTCCAACCTTAAGTCCACAATTCCCTACCTACTTCCGCATGTGTCTCTGTTTTCTCTTGCATGTTATATTTTTCAGCTCCATATTACTATCTTTGCTTAATTTTATTGCAGCTGAAGAGGATCCCGAAGTTCACTTAGGTCAACTGAAAAGGTTCTCCCTCCGAGAGCTACAAGTTGCAACTGATAGTTTTAGCAACAAAAACATTTTGGGTCGAGGTGGATTTGGTAAGGTATACAAAGGACGCTTGGCAGATGGAACATTGGTGGCTGTTAAACGGCTAAAGGAGGAGCGTACCCCTGGAGGGGAGTTGCAATTTCAAACAGAAGTTGAGATGATTAGTATGGCTGTGCACAGAAATCTTCTACGACTGCGTGGCTTTTGTATGACACCAACTGAAAGGCTGCTTGTCTACCCCTATATGGCCAACGGAAGTGTTGCATCATGCCTGAGAGGTGATGCCTACTGAAATCTATTACTCTTTCAATTTATGTGTCTTAGTTTGACTAGGATTGGAGTTCAAGAAAAGTAAGGAAGACTTATAAATGTTGTGGTCATAAACTAAAGATATTTGTAATATACCAAAATGTCCCTTGAATCTTGTGTCTTAATTATACCATGTGGAATGTTGTAGTTAAAGGGTTACTAAATACTGAAAGAGGCACAGACAAAAAAAGCAAAGTAagacataaattgaaacagagggagtagtaTCTGTGGGTGTTTTCTTTTTTAGTTCTGAAAGGCCAAGAACATCTTTCGCAGGATCAACATTTTATCTGCCGTAACTTTTTTTCTCTAACAAAATGTAAATCTTCTATGATCTATTCCTGTAACTTGGTAAAAGGCAGGAAATATTAGTTGTTATTCATCTTCTGAAAAAACTGTTTGTTTTCTAGAACGGCCACCATCTGAACCACCACTTGATTGGCCAACACGAAAACGCATTGCTCTGGGATCTGCGAGGGGATTATCTTATTTGCATGATCATTGTGACCCTAAGATTATCCATCGTGATGTGAAGGCTGCGAATATATTGCTAGATGAAGAATTTGAGGCTGTTGTTGGAGACTTTGGTTTGGCTAAACTTATGGATTACAAGGATACGCACGTTACTACGGCTGTGCGTGGTACAATTGGGCATATAGCTCCAGAATACCTTTCCACAGGGAAGTCTTCCGAAAAGACTGATGTTTTTGGGTATGGGATCATGCTTCTGGAGCTAATCACTGGCCAGAGGGCTTTCGATCTTGCTCGGCTTGCGAATGATGACGATGTCATGTTGCTAGACTGGGTACGTTGCACATGTCTGCTTTAAGTGAACGTGCACAGCACTCACTGTTTAATAAACCTTTCTGCCTTTGGCTGGAATCTTTATGGCTATAATCTGGACTTCAAACTAATGTTGCTGAGGTCCTTGTTTTCAGGTCAAAGGACTCCTTAAAGAGAAGAAACTGGAAATGCTGGTTGACCCTGATCTTCAGAACAAATATGTGGAGGCTGAGGTGGAGCAGCTGATCCAGGTAGCATTGCTTTGTACGCAAAGCAGCCCAATGGATCGTCCCAAGATGTCGGAAGTGGTGAGAATGCTTGAAGGAGATGGCTTGGCTGAAAGATGGGATGAGTGGCAGAAGGTAGAAGTTCTCCGCCAGGAGGTGGAACTTGCACCACATCCTGGTTCCGATTGGATTGTTGACTCAACAGAGAATTTACACGCAGTTGAATTATCGGGTCCAAGGTGACCCTTGTACCCAAGTAAAAAGGAAAGCAAATTGTTAGGAACTCTAATTTTgttgatcttgaaagtttttcTTGTGAAATTTAATCAAAATCTCCTGTTCTAAGCCGTTGTGTATTTGTTACATTGTGCATATGAATTTGTACTGACAGGAACTCTAAATCTATGCCCTGACAAGTTGAACATAGGCGTAGTGGCTATATGCTTTAAAATTGTCAAACACAGAAGCTGTTAAACTGAGTCTTATTTCCAGTGACATTGGTAATGCAATCAATTTGACAGTTATTTAcaagattttggcattttacaatcAAAGTATAAAAGCTCGTCACGTTCTCTTATGTCAACAAATATATGGTTGAAGGGTATTATCTAAGCAAAATATATAGTAATTGAGTAGAATGGGCACCTATTAGTATTGCAAATGCAAAGCTTGTCCTACAACTTTTTGCCTAAATTTGGGGCTCTTTCTGGCTATTCTGATAATTTCATGCAACACACTGACGCTTTAATATCAGAGTACAAGAAGACTCAGTAGTACATTGATCATGTAACTCGTTATTTTTTACTCCAAAGTAAATTTTTATGCAAATTCTTGAACTGCATACTCTTTAATATACAAGGATTCTTTGAATGTACTACATGCATAAGGGGGTAAAGAATTTTCAAAACTCACAACCAGCAAACAAACCAGAGCCAGCAGAAGGGGTAGAGAAATCCACTTCACTTGTCATGTCTGGACCTAATATTATCTTTGAATGACTGTGAACGAGAACTGGGATTAGAGCCATTTGCCGTAAACAAGTTAGGATATGAATAATATGTTTCATCGTCCAGGGAAGGCAATCTCTGTGGTTGGTGACGAGCAGTGCCCTGAGCAGGATGATTATTAGTGGACATGGAGGACTCAAAACCTACTGTTGCATCATCATATGAAGGAATATTTGACACCTGATGCTCCGATGCGCTGCCATGAAGTGGGCTGGGGATACCATCAGAGTTTGACAATTGATGTTGGAGGTCAAAGGGAGCCTTTTCTAAGATATGAGATTCCTGTTCCTTTTTCTCAGCATAAAAGGGGTTTTCGCTGGGGCTTCCAGGCACCTCTTCACTCCTTTTCCTGGTAAGCTCACTGATTCTAAACTGAGCAAGGCTAGCTGCTGAGCGAGCAGCAGCAGCTGCACGTTCAGCTGATTCAGCAGCTGCCTGGGCAGCAGCCAATACATCCTGCAAATCTATGTCAGTCTCAACTTTGGTCTTTGTAGTAGAGGGAGGTTGAGTACTTTGGGTTGTGGTACTTTTTGTTGATGAGAATGGAGATGATTTTGGCGGGGGAACCATGAATGGCAAAAACTGTTTCTCCTCTTCAGGTGCAGATAAAGTTTCAGGTGATCCTAAATCTTTTGAAACTACCTTCTCTTGCAAGACTTCATCTCGCTCCACATTTTGCTTGTGCGATTTGATCTCAGCATTTTCAGAAGGCTTAGCTATCTCCTCATCGGAGTCAGATAGTGCGGAGGCCGGGAAAGGAAACATTTCGGGGACTGAAACTCCACCGGTGCTAGGTCGTAGTGGCTGCTTAGGAACTTCTGGAAAATCTAACGAGTCAAATTCAGACTCAGATTCTGTTTGTTTATCAGAGACTTGTTCTGATGCAGGTTGCTGCAACTCATCAAACCTTTCCTTGGGAAGAGGGACCTTAGCCCCACTAACGAATTGTGTGGGGCCATTCTGCACAGCAGAGGGAAACGATCATGAAGATTGAAGAGAGAACAAAATCAAGCCAGTAAAGACTAAACTATACCAGTAAGTCGTCATGTGACTTCAACAGCTCATTTTCAGAAGCACTTGGATCCCAATCTAGCTCATTCTCCTCTGCAATTTCCTTCAGCAGCTTCAATTTCACATCAGGAGCAGGTGCTCGAATAGATAGCAACTCTATCAGCTGTCATGATCCccagaaaaagagaaagaagaaactaAGTAATAAGAAACAGTTCTTTATGGTTTAGCTATGTCATAAACGGCAACAAAGGTAACCTGGCGGTTGACACCACATTCTGGCATGAGCTCCGTAGCAGCAGTGACGAATTCTTTCCCATATTTACCGACGAACAGCATCTGAACCTGTAGCAGTTCGGGAAGATCTGCACATCTTGGTGCAGCAAAACATATACTTGAAATAGCTTCTTTCAGATCTAGGGGGCATTCCCTGGACATTGTAAAACCTTTCGGGCTTCAGCTCTTATCCAAATATTCAAGTTAACAAATTCATTCAACAAAATCTAACTAGAGGTCCAGAACATTAAGAGTTGGAAAGAAACCCTACATATTACATGAGGGCTCAGGTTCACAAGTCCCACTTATTAGTTTCATTCTACTAACAAGTGCTAGTTCTCCAAGTATAGCATGAAAACAAGGATAAAATGTAGGAACACCACCATTATACTTCAtcattctgtttttttttttggacaaAGGTAGCAGTTATGTATTATAAAAAAGGAAACCCAGCACATGATTCtgtttctttttaaaagaagaaaaatcgaAGATGAAATGCTTTAGCTCCGTCTAGGAACTAGAGATCCAGGTTTATGGTCTTATCGTAGATGATTGAACTTCTTTATGGCTTCACCTCCCATAACATAAGCAAGAAGAGCTGGTAAGCTGTATTCCCTACATACTTACTGGTCATATCAGCAGAAGTTAATCCGTACTAGATCCTTCCTTCACTACAATTGACTTTATGTAGAAAGACCAAACATGGTGCTGCTCGGACACATTTACATAATTTCATTTAATCAACCTACAGCGTGGATAACCGAATTTACACTACTTTTAAAACTAGATGACACTTTTTTAATACATGTAAGTTGCAGATTAAAGGACTAGGATCTAAGAATGGACCAAAGTTGCTCCATGTTTTCAATATAGTGAAGATTATTCTCGCAAAAGAAGTAAAGAACAGCAAGGGTGGAGAACAGTAGATCTGAGAGTTTGGTGCTGAAGGAGATATGGAACTAAATGTTgaaaacagcagcagcagtagatGGAGAACGCGAGAGGCAAGCAACGGAGATGGAGAGGAAGATTTGATCTCCTATACCATTACGATTATAATTAAACTTCAGTCAGCTAATTTTCTTGTAGTCTTTATATCACGTGTAACCCAATTTAATGACATATTTGCAGCTCGAGTAAAGTTAAAGGGCTCTTACTGCTAAAAAAATATACAAGACCAGCATAAGTTGACAAAAATGCAATACTACAGGTAGGTCAACCTCACAACTGGGATTTAACATCTGAAAATGTGTCAAACAAATTATATAaccaagaaaaacaaatattaactgTTTTATGTGCACTTTTTGACAAAGCACAACAGGTGATCATCTAATGCATCATATAGGAACCCTCTTATAGTTTTTATCATTCACCCGTATATTCTTAATCCTAAGATCTAATGTAAGCATATTCAGTTGCTCATCTATAAACTGAAGAAACAACTTAGGATACTGCAATTGTGCCCACAATATAGAATCTCAAAAACATCAATATACACACAACATCGAATCTCAAAAAACATTAACACAAGGGAGTATCACGCTACCGTTGTGCTTCGATAATTGGAAGACGAACAGATATAAGCTCGCAGAATAGCTCGACTATCTCCTGTGCTGCCATCATTTTCTCTTCTCTTATTATATGCTCTACCTAAATAAGAAAACATCAGAATCAAGCTCAATATACGACAAACCATCTACCAAAACAAATATGACCTTTCAGTATTTAAATGCAACAAACTCACAGGCTTGCATAAATTACATCAGCTTTAGAAAATAAGTTTCAGCATATACCCGAATCCGAGCAGTAGCTTCCTGACCAGTCTCTAGTAGCTTAGCAATTTCTTTTCTCATCTGCTTCAGCTGCATCTCCCTACGATTCCTCAGTAGTTTGATACGAGGAATCGTCAATTTCAATAGGGTTTTACTGCAAAATAATTAGTAAAACAAAATCAGCAAAATTACTAAAAGAATTGGAAAGACATCATTTTTCTCCCA comes from the Nicotiana sylvestris chromosome 4, ASM39365v2, whole genome shotgun sequence genome and includes:
- the LOC104223996 gene encoding somatic embryogenesis receptor kinase 2; its protein translation is MKVMKKDALVSMVVWLILVVHPLKLICANMEGDALHSLRTNLQDPNNVLQSWDPTLVNPCTWFHVTCNNDNSVIRVDLGNAALSGQLVPQLGLLKNLQYLELYSNNISGSIPSDLGNLTNLVSLDLYLNSFSGPIPDSLGKLTKLRFLRLNNNSLTGSIPMSLTNISSLQVLDLSNNRLSGAVPDNGSFSLFTPISFANNLDLCGPVTGRPCPGSPPFSPPPPFVPPPPISAPGGNGATGAIAGGVAAGAALLFAVPAIAFAWWRRRKPQEYFFDVPAEEDPEVHLGQLKRFSLRELQVATDSFSNKNILGRGGFGKVYKGRLADGTLVAVKRLKEERTPGGELQFQTEVEMISMAVHRNLLRLRGFCMTPTERLLVYPYMANGSVASCLRERPPSEPPLDWPTRKRIALGSARGLSYLHDHCDPKIIHRDVKAANILLDEEFEAVVGDFGLAKLMDYKDTHVTTAVRGTIGHIAPEYLSTGKSSEKTDVFGYGIMLLELITGQRAFDLARLANDDDVMLLDWVKGLLKEKKLEMLVDPDLQNKYVEAEVEQLIQVALLCTQSSPMDRPKMSEVVRMLEGDGLAERWDEWQKVEVLRQEVELAPHPGSDWIVDSTENLHAVELSGPR
- the LOC104223983 gene encoding uncharacterized protein, yielding MDSFFSKGFKAAKCKTLLKLTIPRIKLLRNRREMQLKQMRKEIAKLLETGQEATARIRVEHIIREEKMMAAQEIVELFCELISVRLPIIEAQRECPLDLKEAISSICFAAPRCADLPELLQVQMLFVGKYGKEFVTAATELMPECGVNRQLIELLSIRAPAPDVKLKLLKEIAEENELDWDPSASENELLKSHDDLLNGPTQFVSGAKVPLPKERFDELQQPASEQVSDKQTESESEFDSLDFPEVPKQPLRPSTGGVSVPEMFPFPASALSDSDEEIAKPSENAEIKSHKQNVERDEVLQEKVVSKDLGSPETLSAPEEEKQFLPFMVPPPKSSPFSSTKSTTTQSTQPPSTTKTKVETDIDLQDVLAAAQAAAESAERAAAAARSAASLAQFRISELTRKRSEEVPGSPSENPFYAEKKEQESHILEKAPFDLQHQLSNSDGIPSPLHGSASEHQVSNIPSYDDATVGFESSMSTNNHPAQGTARHQPQRLPSLDDETYYSYPNLFTANGSNPSSRSQSFKDNIRSRHDK